In Stomoxys calcitrans chromosome 2, idStoCalc2.1, whole genome shotgun sequence, the following proteins share a genomic window:
- the LOC106086056 gene encoding uncharacterized protein LOC106086056, which yields MALVKIVLVLSFVALARAEQNLVAHIEHRNSTNSSMRNDDYIDAQRRQHAFNIWYYDVQINFFKDAYLDRVNAMEYQKDSLLDKVKTANEQLYPLTLLSDFSKVCVKKYQAIMPSREWVKYQMDICISEASMEVDWLASYMASTNNTLQTYYRTTFEKEVTACQTKYNSSMSANQTLCLADVVSTTNTFTYNNQKTFSTQLESAKNSADMDIKTLHECSFAIQNTTLSKIAEAKTRIDRCIHGADDCPSCHGHFCNAVSYMSSSSIDTKNATMYNPFYGRQEIGDCLMLSIF from the exons ATGGCTTTAGTAAAAATTGTCTTGGTGTTATCCTTTGTGGCCTTGGCAAGGGCAGAACAG aATTTGGTAGCCCATATAGAGCATAGAAATAGCACCAATAGTTCAATGCGCAATGATGACTACATCGATGCCCAAAGACGTCAACATGCCTTCAATATTTGGTATTATGATGTGCAAATTAACTTCTTCAAGGACGCCTACTTGGATCGAGTCAATGCCATGGAATATCAAAAGGATTCGCTATTGGACAAAGTTAAGACAGCCAATGAACAGCTATACCCCTTAACACTGTTAAGCGATTTCAGCAAAGTTTGTGTGAAAAAATATCAAGCCATAATGCCATCTAGGGAATGGGTTAAATATCAAATGGATATCTGCATATCGGAAGCAAGCATGGAGGTGGACTGGTTGGCTTCGTACATGGCATCGACCAATAACACTTTACAGACTTATTATAGAACAACTTTTGAAAAGGAAGTTACAGCTTGTCAAACTAAATACAATTCCTCTATGTCCGCAAATCAAACCTTGTGCCTAGCTGATGTG GTTTCCACTACCAATACCTTTACTTATAACAATCAAAAGACATTCTCGACTCAATTGGAGTCGGCCAAAAACTCAGCTGATATGGATATTAAAACCCTGCATGAATGCAGTTTTGCAATTCAAAATACCACTCTAAGCAAAATTGCGGAAGCCAAAACACGCATTGACAGATGCATTCATGGTGCAGATGATTGTCCCTCCTGTCATGGTCACTTCTGTAACGCTGTCTCTTACATGTCCTCATCGTCCATCGATACCAAAAATGCAACCATGTATAATCCATTTTATGGACGTCAAGAAATTGGTGATTGTTTGATGTTGAGTATATTTTAA
- the LOC106086060 gene encoding uncharacterized protein LOC106086060 — MIGTKIVAILALLAATKAQQSSIDTILIRNDEYLNSHRRQYALNIWYYDVQMEQFRESYVKRVDDMEYQKDALLNELKNRDENLYSLTLLSDFSKTCVEKYKPSMPVAADVKNQVDRCTDTAHYKTDNLIYTMEVTNKTLQNHYDNVFEKEVSRCQSNYGTTKTANYTLCLANAVSVTNAFTQSSQQQFSNQLKNAYNTGRLEIKTLHECVFVVHNNTLTKMSQANTHIDRCILGMDDCAQCSKHFCRNVYNMAASSIDPNSPTMYNPFQGQSETGECLMLNIY, encoded by the exons ATGATAGGCACTAAAATAGTGGCGATTCTAGCATTGTTGGCTGCGACCAAGGCACAACAG AGTTCCATCGATACTATTCTAATACGCAACGACGAATATCTCAATTCCCACAGACGTCAATATGCTCTCAATATTTGGTATTATGATGTACAAATGGAACAATTTAGAGAATCCTATGTGAAACGAGTCGATGATATGGAATATCAAAAAGATGCTCTTCTAAATGAACTCAAGAATCGTGATGAAAATTTATATTCTTTAACACTTTTGAGTGACTTTAGCAAAACTTGTGTGGAAAAATACAAGCCGTCGATGCCGGTGGCAGCTGATGTTAAAAATCAAGTGGATCGTTGCACTGACACTGCCCATTATAAAACcgataatcttatatataccaTGGAAGTGACAAACAAAACATTACAGAATCATTACGATAATGTATTTGAAAAGGAAGTCAGCCGATGTCAGAGCAATTATGGGACAACCAAAACAGCTAATTACACTTTGTGTCTGGCCAATGCT GTATCCGTCACAAATGCCTTTACCCAAAGTAGCCAACAACAATTTTCGAATCAACTTAAAAATGCCTATAATACAGGAAGACTCGAAATAAAGACTCTTCATGAATGCGTTTTTGTGGTACACAATAATACTTTGACGAAAATGTCGCAAGCCAATACCCATATTGATAGATGCATCCTTGGCATGGATGATTGTGCGCAATGCAGCAAACACTTCTGCCGTAATGTCTATAACATGGCTGCATCAAGCATTGATCCCAATAGCCCTACTATGTATAATCCATTCCAGGGTCAAAGTGAAACTGGCGAATGTTTAATGCTGAATATATACTAA